CAACTGCCGGCACTGGACGACTCGGAAGTCGAGGAGGTTGCGGCCGAAGTCCGCGCCCTGCGCGAGGACATGCTGGCCAAGTATCCGGACCACAATATCTACCTAACCGGCAGCAACTTCATGTCGGTGTCGTTTTCAGAGGCCAGCCAGCAGGATGTCGCGTCGCTCATCCCGCTGATGTACCTGGTGATTATTGTCATCACCTGGGTGCTGGTGCGCTCGATTGCCGGCACGGTCGGCACGCTGGGGGTGATCTTCACTTCGATGATGGCCTCGGTGGGGTTGACGGCCTACGCCGGCATCCAGTTCACGCCGCCGTCGATTTCCGCACCGCTCATCGTCTCGACGCTGGCCGTAGCCGACTCCATCCATGTGCTGGTGTCGATGTTCGCCAACATGCGCGAGGGTCAGGACAAACGCTCGGCGCTAATCGAGTCGCTACGCGTGAACTTCATGCCCATCTTCCTGACCTCGGTCACCACGGCGCTAGGATTCCTATCGATTAACTTCGCCGACAGTCCGCCACTGCGCGATCTCGGCAATATCGTGGCGATGGGCGTCATCGTGGCCTGGCTGCTGTCGGTTAGCCTGCTGCCGGCGCTGATGATGCTGCTGCCCGTCAAGGTGCCGCAGCAATCGGGCGGCCTGTCGCGGCGCATGGAGTCGCTGGGCCAGTTCGTGGTTCACCGCAAGCGACCCGTGCTGATCGTCAGCATCGTCGTGGCCGCTGTGCTCTGCGCTCTGGTGCCGCTGAATCAGGCCAACGAAACCTTTGTGCATTACTTCGATACCAGCGTGAAGTTCCGCACCGACACCGACTGGGTGGCCGACAACATCACCGGGCTGTACACCATGGAGTTCGACCTGGAGGCCCCCGGAGGCGCAGGCGGCGTCACCGATCCGGCGTATCTCAAACAACTCGACGCCTTCAAGCAATGGTGGCTGGCCGACCCACGCGTCAAGCATGTCGCCAGCGTGTCGGACATCTTCAAGCGCCTGAACAAGAACATGCACGGGGATGATCCGGCCTACTACCGCGTGCCCGACAACCCGGAGCTGGCCGCCCAGTATCTGCTGCTCTACGAGTTTTCGCTGCCGTTCGGCCTGGATCTGGGCAATCAGATCAACATCGACAAGTCGGCGACGCGGTTTTTCGTGGCCTTTGAGCATCTGGATGCCGTCGAGACACGCGCGTTGGTGGACGAAGCCCATGCCTGGCTCGCCGAGAACGCGCCCGGCATGGAAACCATTGGCGTCTCCCCGGCCGTGATGTTCTCGTACATCGCCGATCGCAACATCAAGAGCATGTTCATCGGCATGCCCGTGGCGCTGATCGGCATCAGCTTTCTGCTGATTCTCGCGTTGGCCAGCTGGAAGATGGGCCTGTTGTCGCTCATCCCCAACCTGGTCCCGCTGGGACTGGCCTTCGGCCTGTGGGGCATCATCGACGGCAAGATCAACTTCACCATGGCCATCGTGCTGGGCATGACCGTGGGTATCGTCGTGGACGACACCATCCACTTCCTATCCAAATATCTGCGCGCACGGCGCGAGTTGGACCAAACACCGGAGCAAGCCATCGTCTATAGCTTCCGCACGGTGGGCACGGCGCTGACGACCACCAGCCTGATCCTGGTCGCCGGATTCGCCGTACTGGCGCAAAGCGCCTTTCTGCCCAATAGCGGTATGGCGCAGCTGACATCCATCGCCATCATCTGCGCGCTGATCGCCGATTTCTTCCTGCTCCCGACCCTGCTGTTGCTGTTGGACCGGGATCG
The Abyssibacter profundi DNA segment above includes these coding regions:
- a CDS encoding efflux RND transporter permease subunit, which encodes MNTSRQISRLDGLVAAYGRWVVDHVWLTLLLSLALVAACSYPLVATVAGTAGPKLGMSKDYRVYFGPGNPQLVAFDQVQDRYTKNDNSLIVIEPTASDTAFNRDTLALAEELTDRAWGLIYSLRVDSVTNYQHTEADGDDLLVAPLVEDARELSDAQIQRIRDIAVNEPLLIGRLTSESGHAIAVNVVHQLPALDDSEVEEVAAEVRALREDMLAKYPDHNIYLTGSNFMSVSFSEASQQDVASLIPLMYLVIIVITWVLVRSIAGTVGTLGVIFTSMMASVGLTAYAGIQFTPPSISAPLIVSTLAVADSIHVLVSMFANMREGQDKRSALIESLRVNFMPIFLTSVTTALGFLSINFADSPPLRDLGNIVAMGVIVAWLLSVSLLPALMMLLPVKVPQQSGGLSRRMESLGQFVVHRKRPVLIVSIVVAAVLCALVPLNQANETFVHYFDTSVKFRTDTDWVADNITGLYTMEFDLEAPGGAGGVTDPAYLKQLDAFKQWWLADPRVKHVASVSDIFKRLNKNMHGDDPAYYRVPDNPELAAQYLLLYEFSLPFGLDLGNQINIDKSATRFFVAFEHLDAVETRALVDEAHAWLAENAPGMETIGVSPAVMFSYIADRNIKSMFIGMPVALIGISFLLILALASWKMGLLSLIPNLVPLGLAFGLWGIIDGKINFTMAIVLGMTVGIVVDDTIHFLSKYLRARRELDQTPEQAIVYSFRTVGTALTTTSLILVAGFAVLAQSAFLPNSGMAQLTSIAIICALIADFFLLPTLLLLLDRDRETTSETPLEDSHAYSH